In Micromonospora sp. WMMA1363, a genomic segment contains:
- a CDS encoding M50 family metallopeptidase, which yields MVAIDGLTDLWDKLLGAQPDPPPLLVLLTGLAALVVVATRLPWRIGRNAITIAHEGGHALAALLTGRRLHGIRLHSDTSGLTLSAGRPSGPGMVLTLLAGYLAPPLVGLAGAGILGGNRITLLLWISVALLFAMLIMIRNVFGVLSLLVTGGIVLVVSWYASPQVQAAFAYTGVWFLLLGGFRPVVELQRLRARGRMPASDADQLAGITPFPPFFWVTVFALVNLAVLAIGAVLLAGPILTGAGLTR from the coding sequence ATGGTGGCGATCGACGGGCTGACCGACCTGTGGGACAAGCTGCTCGGCGCGCAGCCGGACCCACCCCCGCTGCTGGTGCTGCTCACCGGCCTGGCCGCGCTGGTGGTGGTCGCCACCCGGCTGCCCTGGCGGATCGGCCGCAACGCGATCACGATTGCGCACGAGGGCGGGCACGCCCTGGCCGCCCTGCTCACCGGTCGTCGGCTGCACGGCATCCGGCTGCACTCGGACACGTCCGGGCTCACCCTGTCCGCAGGTCGGCCCTCCGGCCCGGGCATGGTTCTCACGCTGCTCGCCGGCTATCTGGCCCCGCCACTGGTCGGCCTGGCCGGGGCCGGGATCCTCGGCGGCAACCGGATCACCCTGCTGCTCTGGATCTCCGTCGCACTGCTGTTCGCCATGCTGATCATGATCCGCAACGTGTTCGGCGTGCTGTCACTGCTGGTCACCGGCGGCATTGTGCTCGTCGTCTCGTGGTACGCCAGCCCGCAGGTGCAGGCGGCGTTCGCCTACACCGGGGTCTGGTTCCTGCTGCTCGGTGGGTTCCGCCCCGTGGTCGAGTTGCAACGGCTGCGCGCCCGGGGCCGGATGCCGGCCTCCGACGCCGACCAACTGGCCGGCATCACCCCGTTCCCGCCGTTCTTCTGGGTCACGGTCTTCGCCCTGGTCAACCTGGCCGTACTGGCGATCGGCGCGGTTCTGCTCGCCGGTCCGATCCTCACCGGCGCCGGCCTCACCCGCTGA
- a CDS encoding acyl-CoA carboxylase subunit beta, with amino-acid sequence MTTETGINIHSTAGKLADLERRIDEAVHAGSARAVEKQHARGKRTARERIELLLDEGSFVELDELARHRSTTFGLAKTRPYGDGVITGYGTVDGRQVCVFAQDFTVFGGSLGEVFGEKIVKVMDLAMKIGCPVVGINDSGGARIQEGVASLGLYGEIFFRNVRASGVIPQISLIMGPCAGGAVYSPAVTDFTVMVDQTSHMFITGPDVIKTVTGEDVAMEELGGARTHNSRSGNAHYLATDEEDAIDYVKALLSYLPSNNLDEPVVHPVDPDLDVTDEDRELDTLIPDSANQPYDMHRVIEHVLDDGEFLEVQPLYAQNLVIGYGRVEGRPVGVVANQPMHFAGTLDIAASEKAARFVRTCDAFNIPVLTFVDVPGFLPGTGQEWDGIIRRGAKLIYAYAEATVGKVTVITRKAYGGAYDVMGSKHLGADLNFAWPTAQIAVMGAQGAVNILYRQELGAAEDPAAVRAERIAEYEDTLANPYIAAERGYIDSVIPPHETRAQVVRALRVLRTKRETLPPKKHGNIPL; translated from the coding sequence GTGACTACCGAGACCGGGATCAACATCCACAGCACCGCGGGCAAGCTGGCGGACCTGGAGCGTCGAATCGACGAGGCAGTACACGCCGGGTCGGCACGCGCCGTCGAGAAGCAGCACGCGAGGGGCAAGAGGACCGCACGTGAGCGGATCGAGCTGCTGCTCGACGAGGGCTCCTTCGTCGAACTGGACGAGCTTGCCCGCCACCGGTCGACCACCTTCGGACTGGCGAAGACCCGCCCCTACGGCGACGGGGTGATCACCGGCTACGGCACCGTCGACGGTCGGCAGGTCTGCGTCTTCGCGCAGGACTTCACCGTCTTCGGCGGCTCCCTCGGCGAGGTCTTCGGCGAGAAGATCGTCAAGGTGATGGACCTGGCCATGAAGATCGGCTGCCCGGTCGTCGGCATCAACGACTCCGGTGGCGCCCGGATCCAGGAGGGCGTCGCCTCGCTCGGCCTCTACGGCGAGATCTTCTTCCGCAACGTCCGGGCCAGTGGCGTCATCCCGCAGATCTCGCTGATCATGGGCCCGTGCGCCGGCGGCGCCGTCTACTCCCCGGCGGTCACCGACTTCACCGTTATGGTCGACCAGACCTCCCACATGTTCATCACCGGCCCCGACGTCATCAAGACGGTCACCGGCGAGGACGTGGCGATGGAGGAACTGGGCGGCGCCCGGACCCACAACAGCCGCAGCGGCAACGCGCACTACCTCGCCACGGACGAGGAGGACGCGATCGACTACGTCAAGGCGTTGCTGTCGTACCTGCCGTCGAACAACCTGGACGAGCCGGTCGTCCACCCGGTCGACCCAGACCTCGACGTCACCGACGAGGACCGGGAACTGGACACCTTGATCCCCGACTCGGCCAACCAGCCGTACGACATGCACCGCGTCATCGAGCACGTCCTCGACGACGGCGAGTTCCTCGAGGTGCAGCCGCTGTACGCGCAGAACCTCGTCATCGGCTACGGCCGCGTCGAGGGCCGCCCGGTCGGTGTGGTGGCAAACCAGCCGATGCACTTCGCCGGCACACTGGACATCGCCGCCAGTGAGAAGGCCGCCCGGTTCGTACGCACCTGCGACGCATTCAACATCCCGGTGCTGACCTTCGTGGACGTCCCCGGCTTCCTGCCCGGCACCGGCCAGGAGTGGGACGGCATCATCCGGCGCGGTGCGAAGCTCATCTACGCGTACGCCGAGGCCACCGTCGGAAAGGTCACCGTCATCACCCGCAAGGCCTACGGCGGCGCGTACGACGTCATGGGCTCCAAGCACCTCGGCGCGGACCTGAACTTCGCCTGGCCGACCGCGCAGATCGCGGTGATGGGGGCCCAGGGCGCGGTCAACATCCTCTACCGGCAGGAGTTGGGCGCCGCCGAGGACCCGGCCGCGGTGCGCGCCGAAAGGATCGCCGAGTACGAGGACACCCTGGCCAACCCGTACATCGCCGCCGAGCGCGGGTACATCGACTCGGTCATCCCGCCGCACGAGACCCGGGCGCAGGTCGTCCGCGCCCTGCGGGTGCTGAGAACCAAGCGCGAGACCCTGCCCCCGAAGAAGCACGGCAACATCCCGCTGTAG
- a CDS encoding biotin--[acetyl-CoA-carboxylase] ligase, with translation MPGSPYTDLDRPPLSVTRLRRALVAPHGPWARLELRTETGSTNADAVEAARSGEPEGLVVVAERQTAGRGRRGRAWQSPARAGIATSVLLRPGEAVPDRGWPPAPPAAYGWLSLLAGVALVEAVARLAELDATLKWPNDLLLGDAKCAGILAEAVPAARPAEPPAVVLGIGLNVTLRADELPENHTGLSATSLQRAGAAATDRDPLLRALLRGVADWYGRWRAAGGDAVDSGLHDAYLASCVTVGRRVRVLLPDGGELTGTATGVDPEGHLLVTTPAGDHRLTAGDVRHLR, from the coding sequence ATGCCGGGCTCCCCGTACACCGATCTGGACCGCCCGCCGCTGTCGGTGACCCGGCTGCGGCGGGCGTTGGTCGCGCCGCACGGTCCCTGGGCCCGACTGGAGTTGCGCACCGAGACCGGTTCGACCAACGCGGACGCGGTCGAGGCCGCCCGCTCCGGTGAGCCGGAGGGTCTGGTGGTGGTCGCGGAGCGGCAGACCGCCGGCCGTGGGCGGCGGGGCCGGGCGTGGCAGTCGCCCGCCCGGGCGGGCATCGCGACCAGCGTGCTGCTCCGGCCGGGGGAGGCGGTGCCCGACCGTGGCTGGCCGCCGGCGCCTCCGGCGGCGTACGGCTGGCTGTCACTGCTCGCCGGTGTGGCCCTGGTCGAGGCGGTGGCCCGGCTGGCCGAGCTGGACGCCACCCTCAAGTGGCCGAACGACCTGCTGCTCGGTGACGCCAAGTGCGCCGGGATCCTCGCCGAGGCGGTGCCCGCGGCGAGGCCGGCTGAGCCGCCCGCGGTGGTCCTCGGTATCGGTCTGAACGTCACCCTCCGTGCCGACGAGCTGCCGGAGAACCACACCGGTCTGTCGGCCACCTCGCTGCAACGTGCCGGTGCTGCGGCTACCGACCGGGATCCACTGCTGCGTGCCCTGCTGCGCGGGGTCGCCGACTGGTACGGCCGTTGGCGTGCTGCGGGGGGCGACGCTGTCGACAGTGGGCTGCACGACGCCTACCTGGCGTCGTGTGTCACGGTCGGCAGGCGGGTCCGGGTGCTGCTGCCCGACGGCGGCGAGCTGACCGGGACCGCGACGGGCGTCGACCCCGAGGGACACCTCCTGGTCACCACCCCAGCCGGCGACCACCGTCTCACCGCCGGCGACGTCCGCCACCTCCGCTGA